The proteins below are encoded in one region of Brachyspira intermedia PWS/A:
- a CDS encoding PDC sensor domain-containing protein, whose amino-acid sequence MNSKNSLNIKISLLIIIPTIIIVMLAGALAMVHTYHISRGMSLVTMDQISEVQLLNMRDLINNELNFMKSIKFISEELYCSNIRNRKIYENVMCKFSKKISENAEAVFLLFLPNAIDNDNIYKSDSWYKNIDGRFGIYMGKDKDGNISRLGTENLQLKLSFIEDTIEKNNMYITPIYSVQIQNRYKQVQTCLMPIYSNNDDIIGVIGLDVSSDSMNFDNGEDISTTLFDENGNIIYCNIDSEIIGENFTNLYHPYHNHNVIDMIKSNESLMVEKYNVKKSNRYFYIVKPINLFDDLYWGIEVAIPSIMVLKNNYKMVIMIGIMISIIIILMIIIIPNIISKKVIPVINFFNKNKLKTKSNNADLNNIKSDDAIIDMNINHENTIKYLNAVINALKGKTYKVSDDSMLKKSNDHKSNNDSQFVKEASENSKSINEESEELKNIIEYFKLIK is encoded by the coding sequence ATGAATAGCAAAAACAGTTTAAATATCAAAATAAGTTTATTAATTATTATACCTACAATAATTATAGTGATGCTAGCAGGTGCTTTAGCCATGGTGCATACCTATCATATTTCTAGAGGTATGTCTTTAGTAACAATGGATCAAATATCTGAAGTTCAATTATTAAATATGAGAGATTTAATAAATAATGAATTAAATTTTATGAAAAGTATAAAATTTATTTCTGAAGAATTATACTGCAGTAATATAAGAAATAGAAAAATATATGAAAATGTTATGTGTAAATTTTCAAAGAAAATAAGTGAAAATGCTGAAGCCGTTTTTTTACTTTTTCTTCCAAATGCAATTGATAATGATAATATATATAAAAGTGATAGTTGGTATAAAAATATAGACGGACGATTTGGAATATATATGGGTAAAGATAAAGACGGAAATATATCAAGACTTGGTACAGAAAATTTACAATTAAAATTATCATTTATTGAAGATACGATAGAAAAAAATAATATGTACATAACTCCTATATATAGCGTTCAGATTCAAAATAGATATAAGCAGGTTCAAACCTGTTTAATGCCTATATATTCAAATAATGATGATATTATAGGGGTAATTGGTTTGGATGTGAGTTCGGATAGTATGAATTTTGATAATGGAGAGGATATATCTACAACTTTATTTGATGAAAATGGAAATATTATTTACTGTAATATAGATAGTGAAATTATAGGTGAGAATTTTACTAATTTATATCATCCTTATCATAATCATAATGTAATAGATATGATAAAATCTAATGAAAGTTTAATGGTAGAAAAATATAATGTAAAAAAATCTAATAGGTATTTTTATATTGTAAAGCCTATAAATCTATTTGATGATCTATATTGGGGAATTGAAGTTGCAATACCGTCTATTATGGTATTAAAAAATAACTATAAAATGGTAATAATGATTGGTATTATGATTTCTATAATAATTATTTTAATGATAATAATAATACCTAATATTATAAGCAAAAAAGTAATACCTGTAATAAATTTCTTTAATAAAAACAAATTAAAAACAAAATCAAACAATGCAGATTTAAATAATATAAAGTCAGATGATGCCATTATCGATATGAATATTAATCATGAAAATACTATAAAATATTTGAATGCTGTAATTAATGCGTTAAAAGGTAAAACCTACAAAGTATCTGATGATTCTATGTTAAAAAAATCAAATGATCATAAGTCAAATAATGATTCTCAATTTGTGAAAGAGGCTTCTGAAAACTCTAAGTCTATTAATGAGGAATCTGAAGAATTAAAGAATATAATAGAATATTTTAAACTAATAAAATAA
- a CDS encoding peptide ABC transporter substrate-binding protein — translation MLKKSYIFIIILMYLTISCTKIEETITHTPPQGKYFSLVINIGQEPYTMDPSINVTGDSLIYLNHIFEGLVGKDKDGKIIPAAAKSWAISADGLVYTFNLRQDAYWSDGNPVLAKDFVYSFRRLFDPNTKSKFAYQYNVINNSKNILEGEIETKYLGVEAIDDYTLEIVLDRPLTYFLEILSYPTFYPLREDIIKLYETNWTEKAETFIGNGPFKVVERKIDDVIIMEKNEFYWNNKEVIPSRLEFVMKNDTQYSLTALKNGLLHFSRNFPIEHIALLQRGGYIHNVPRISTYFYFLNTTNKTLSDINVRRALSLAIDRNYIVENVTKNGERPATAFVPYGIPGFFGDFRENGGDYIDIDKKNYENNIREAKRLMILAGYPNGNGFPVLTLKTTYGTHRKIFEAIQKMWKDNLGIDVNIEELESSDLFTQRFDKNFEMASGGWNGDFNDPINFLSVFLSTSPNNNSLYTNKRYDDLIKTATLITDSSHRMMTMHKAEELLISDMAMIPIYFSSEPILVSPKLKGVLYDSMGQHSFMRAYLED, via the coding sequence ATGTTAAAAAAATCTTATATTTTCATAATTATTTTAATGTATTTAACTATATCATGTACAAAAATAGAGGAAACTATTACTCATACACCTCCGCAAGGTAAATATTTCTCATTGGTCATAAACATAGGTCAGGAACCATATACTATGGATCCCAGTATCAATGTAACAGGAGATAGTTTAATATATTTAAATCATATATTTGAAGGTTTAGTAGGTAAAGATAAAGACGGTAAAATAATACCTGCTGCTGCCAAAAGCTGGGCAATAAGTGCTGACGGACTTGTATATACATTTAATTTAAGACAAGATGCTTATTGGTCTGATGGTAATCCTGTTTTAGCTAAAGATTTTGTTTACTCTTTTAGAAGATTGTTTGACCCTAATACTAAAAGTAAATTTGCATATCAATATAATGTTATAAATAATTCTAAAAATATCCTTGAAGGAGAAATAGAAACAAAATATTTAGGTGTAGAAGCTATAGATGATTATACATTAGAAATTGTTTTGGACAGACCATTAACATATTTTCTTGAAATTTTATCTTATCCTACGTTTTATCCTTTGAGAGAAGATATTATAAAATTATACGAAACTAATTGGACAGAAAAAGCAGAAACTTTTATAGGAAACGGACCTTTTAAAGTTGTAGAGAGAAAAATAGATGATGTTATTATTATGGAAAAAAATGAATTCTATTGGAATAATAAAGAAGTTATACCAAGCAGATTAGAGTTTGTAATGAAAAATGACACTCAATATTCTTTAACTGCTTTGAAAAACGGATTGCTTCATTTCTCAAGAAATTTTCCAATAGAGCATATAGCTTTATTGCAAAGAGGCGGATATATACATAATGTACCTAGAATATCAACATATTTTTATTTTTTAAATACTACTAATAAAACATTATCTGATATAAATGTAAGAAGGGCATTATCTCTTGCAATTGACAGAAATTATATAGTTGAAAATGTTACAAAAAACGGAGAAAGACCTGCTACGGCTTTTGTGCCTTATGGTATACCTGGTTTCTTTGGAGATTTCAGAGAAAATGGTGGGGATTATATAGATATAGATAAAAAAAATTATGAAAATAATATTAGAGAAGCAAAAAGGCTTATGATTCTTGCTGGATATCCTAATGGAAATGGTTTCCCTGTATTGACTTTGAAAACTACTTATGGAACACATAGAAAAATATTTGAAGCTATACAAAAAATGTGGAAGGATAATTTGGGTATTGATGTAAATATAGAAGAATTGGAATCATCAGATTTATTCACCCAAAGATTTGATAAAAATTTTGAAATGGCAAGCGGCGGATGGAATGGAGATTTTAATGATCCTATTAATTTTCTTTCGGTATTTTTAAGCACATCGCCCAATAATAATAGTCTTTATACTAATAAAAGATATGATGATTTGATAAAAACAGCTACATTAATTACAGATTCATCTCATAGAATGATGACTATGCATAAAGCCGAGGAATTATTAATATCTGATATGGCAATGATACCTATATATTTCTCAAGCGAGCCTATATTAGTATCACCTAAATTGAAAGGCGTTTTATATGATTCTATGGGACAGCATAGTTTTATGAGAGCATATTTAGAAGATTAA
- a CDS encoding PDC sensor domain-containing protein, whose amino-acid sequence MNNKVSINVKISLLILMPIIAIILLFGIINTIYTYKMTKEMTLFIISQMAEKEIYEIENIIDVELNYLNNIKYSVENLYNYDVRKRESYEDLMNRFAHEMSTNAASVSLIFFTNVIDNDSMYINNPLYHDINGRLGISLVKDSENNISRINLQASDLEYTYLNTTIKSRKPYITTLNYYPVQGKYRPMYTYSIPIFSKDNEMIGVSSLNLTLDNIIFYEDTNGFTISLFNENGNIMYCTTDIYSIGENITNLSDVYESSDLENTIYSNNTVWKESYNKKTSSKYYNLFTPLHVFDDLYWGIELAVDSKAEFFNHYKIMIMMWVIIAIIIISIFIIVPFIINKKLLSVMNNLNDNITKIKEGDISWSVSENYLNMNDEMGDMSREINDTVVYLNDLINSVKGTANKISENSNNISELVYKINDCCEDNEIEKNQTSNIVNNVNKNLKSLLEESNELQKTIKYFKLKK is encoded by the coding sequence ATGAACAATAAAGTAAGTATAAATGTTAAAATAAGTTTATTAATTTTAATGCCTATTATAGCAATAATATTACTATTTGGTATTATCAATACAATATATACATATAAAATGACAAAGGAAATGACACTATTTATAATATCTCAAATGGCTGAAAAAGAGATATATGAAATAGAAAATATAATCGATGTTGAATTAAATTATCTAAATAATATAAAATATTCTGTAGAAAATTTATATAACTATGATGTTAGAAAGAGAGAATCATATGAAGATTTAATGAATAGATTTGCTCATGAAATGAGTACTAATGCAGCATCGGTATCTTTAATATTTTTTACTAATGTTATTGATAATGACAGTATGTATATTAATAATCCTCTTTACCATGATATTAATGGACGATTAGGAATATCTTTAGTTAAAGATAGTGAAAATAATATATCTAGAATTAATTTACAAGCATCTGATTTAGAATATACTTATCTGAATACTACCATAAAAAGCAGAAAACCTTATATCACAACTTTGAACTATTATCCTGTGCAAGGAAAATATAGACCTATGTACACATATTCAATACCAATATTTTCTAAAGATAATGAAATGATTGGTGTGTCTTCTTTGAATTTAACTTTAGATAATATAATATTTTATGAAGATACAAATGGATTTACAATATCTTTATTTAATGAAAATGGTAATATAATGTATTGCACAACTGATATATACAGTATAGGAGAAAATATTACTAATTTATCGGATGTATATGAAAGCAGTGATTTAGAAAATACCATATATTCTAATAATACTGTTTGGAAGGAATCATATAATAAAAAAACTTCAAGTAAATATTATAATCTTTTTACACCTTTACATGTTTTTGATGATCTATATTGGGGAATAGAATTAGCTGTTGATAGTAAGGCAGAGTTTTTTAATCATTATAAAATTATGATAATGATGTGGGTTATTATAGCAATTATAATTATTTCAATATTTATTATTGTACCATTCATAATTAATAAAAAATTATTATCAGTAATGAATAATTTAAATGATAATATTACAAAAATAAAGGAAGGGGATATATCTTGGAGTGTTTCTGAAAATTATTTAAATATGAATGATGAAATGGGAGATATGAGCAGAGAAATTAATGATACAGTAGTATATTTGAATGATTTGATTAATTCTGTAAAAGGAACAGCTAATAAAATTTCTGAAAACTCAAATAACATATCTGAGCTTGTATATAAGATTAATGATTGCTGCGAAGATAATGAAATAGAAAAAAATCAGACTTCTAATATTGTAAATAATGTAAATAAAAATTTAAAATCTCTTTTAGAAGAGTCAAATGAATTGCAAAAAACAATAAAATATTTTAAACTAAAAAAATAA
- a CDS encoding methyl-accepting chemotaxis protein, protein MFKKFGLQFRISLLILSIFFAMIIVSSLVNIILVNNANRAKSLSYLKKTVEAESYRGQNILKIEFNYLNELASSLEDLYNIGIRDRNTYINVVSNYVRKDEASTIAMGFLLNKDLIDNDADYTNNEFYRDIKGQFGVYLSKNNGNVVQQRILSSDLNADYFVTPKSTSKPYITPLYSYNVAGNNILIYTWSIPVFDNSGKNIGVVIADVTPQSISKSIEKIKPYPESKVILFDSAGNLVYNAGNLEGIGKNGYDVYEWYKTLGIIEKVQSGQSLDFEHFTTVFNEVGTYVVSPIPMLEGHNWGIEILTPSRVIQAETRYIRNTMVLILVFILIVSLIITPIIIKKKVSNIIIVLAKDIVAMSTGDLTVEIPKGFEKRTDEWGDIARGWDKAMNNFNNVINTVKHSAEQVSTAANEVLIGNNDLSQRTETQASSLEETAASMNEMASAIKESAESVAQSTSMVSDAKESLNKAGVIIEDSVNKMNDVYESSSKIMDITKLIEGIAFQTNILALNASVEAARAGDQGRGFAVVASEVRNLAQNTQESVKSITSLITDSNDKIKLAATSVQESKTIFNEILEKMDRASSIMERINIAAQEQEKGIDQVNIAISNMDASVQKNAALVSEATSASESLLSEANDLLKAISYFNLKN, encoded by the coding sequence TAGAATTAGTTTGCTTATACTTTCAATTTTTTTCGCTATGATTATAGTTTCTAGTCTTGTAAATATAATTCTAGTTAATAATGCCAACAGAGCAAAATCTTTAAGTTATCTTAAAAAAACTGTAGAGGCAGAATCTTACAGAGGTCAGAATATATTAAAAATAGAATTTAATTATTTGAATGAATTAGCTTCTTCGCTTGAAGATTTATATAATATAGGTATAAGGGATAGAAATACTTATATTAATGTGGTAAGTAATTATGTGAGAAAAGATGAAGCTAGTACAATTGCTATGGGATTTTTATTGAATAAAGATCTTATAGATAATGATGCTGATTATACTAATAATGAATTTTATAGGGATATAAAAGGACAATTTGGAGTATATCTTTCTAAAAATAATGGCAATGTAGTACAGCAAAGAATTTTATCTTCTGATTTAAATGCAGATTATTTTGTTACTCCAAAAAGTACATCAAAACCATATATAACTCCTTTATATTCATACAATGTAGCCGGTAATAATATTCTAATATATACTTGGTCAATACCTGTTTTTGATAATAGTGGTAAGAATATAGGTGTAGTTATTGCTGATGTAACACCTCAGAGTATAAGTAAATCTATAGAAAAAATAAAACCTTATCCTGAAAGTAAGGTAATACTTTTTGATAGTGCTGGTAACTTAGTATATAATGCCGGAAATTTAGAAGGTATAGGAAAAAACGGTTATGATGTCTATGAATGGTATAAGACTTTAGGAATAATAGAAAAGGTTCAGTCAGGACAATCTTTAGATTTTGAGCATTTTACAACAGTATTTAATGAAGTCGGTACTTATGTTGTATCTCCTATACCTATGCTTGAAGGTCATAATTGGGGAATAGAAATTCTTACTCCAAGCAGAGTTATACAGGCAGAAACAAGATATATTAGAAATACAATGGTATTAATATTAGTGTTTATATTAATTGTTTCTTTGATTATAACACCTATAATAATTAAAAAGAAAGTATCAAATATAATAATAGTTTTGGCTAAAGATATTGTTGCTATGTCTACAGGTGATTTGACTGTTGAAATACCTAAAGGATTTGAGAAAAGAACTGATGAATGGGGAGATATAGCAAGAGGCTGGGATAAAGCCATGAATAATTTTAATAATGTAATAAATACAGTAAAGCATTCGGCAGAGCAGGTTTCTACTGCTGCAAATGAGGTTTTAATAGGAAATAATGATTTATCTCAAAGAACAGAAACACAAGCTTCTAGCTTGGAAGAAACAGCAGCATCTATGAATGAGATGGCTAGTGCTATAAAAGAATCAGCTGAGAGCGTTGCCCAAAGTACTTCTATGGTATCGGATGCTAAGGAATCTTTGAATAAAGCGGGTGTAATAATAGAAGACAGTGTAAACAAAATGAATGATGTTTATGAATCTAGTTCTAAAATAATGGATATCACTAAACTTATAGAAGGAATAGCTTTTCAAACTAATATACTTGCTCTTAATGCTTCAGTAGAGGCAGCACGTGCTGGAGATCAGGGACGAGGATTTGCAGTAGTAGCTAGTGAAGTAAGAAATCTTGCTCAAAATACTCAGGAGTCTGTAAAAAGTATTACTTCATTGATTACAGATAGTAATGATAAAATAAAATTAGCTGCTACAAGTGTTCAGGAATCCAAAACTATTTTTAATGAGATATTAGAAAAAATGGATAGAGCTTCTTCTATAATGGAAAGAATCAATATTGCTGCTCAGGAACAAGAGAAAGGAATAGATCAGGTTAATATAGCAATTAGTAATATGGATGCTTCTGTACAGAAAAATGCTGCTTTGGTATCAGAAGCTACTTCAGCATCAGAGTCTTTATTAAGTGAAGCTAATGATTTATTGAAAGCTATATCATACTTCAATTTAAAAAATTAA
- a CDS encoding methyl-accepting chemotaxis protein codes for MFKRVSLQVKISLIILIPLLIMLAISNVVNIIYVQNASSKLSYKILEEVAKGEGNKITAVVKDDLYQITGLKYIIENMYNSGVTDRNAYEAVARNFFRVLPDTVVGVMLAFEPNILGNDAAYSNVYPLTKGQQTYYISRTSGNNIEERALSAADIDADYYKEPISKAREYLSGIYDFDLGNNDVVKMYTWAIPIMYQNKPIGVITADIKVETLNPTMKNIQPFANSEGLLYDHYGNVLYDAGETKNLGKNMYDLYTHYKDYSVFEKVSSGGTVSFENYTAYYKGDATYYFVPLEVSAGQYWILEIMASNKDIFKESDVIRIVMVIISLIIIIIAFIMIPIIIKSKVVNVIISLSKDMQKIAKGDISFKISKEFLNMNDEWGDIANSLDGIINNLNKVVKTVKNAAERVSIEANQVLEGNNDLAQRTESQASSLEETAASMNEMASTIRESAESVAQSTSMVSDAKESLNKAGAIVEDSVNKMNDVYEASTKIMDITKLIEGIAFQTNILALNASVEAARAGEQGRGFAVVASEVRNLAQNTQESVKSITALIADSNEKTNLASESVRESKEIFEDISVKMDSASNIMDRINVASQEQQKGIEQVDSAITNMDSSVQKNAALVEEATAASQALLNEANELIDVIGYFKLQ; via the coding sequence ATGTTTAAAAGAGTAAGTCTTCAAGTAAAAATTAGTTTAATTATATTAATACCATTATTAATAATGCTTGCAATATCAAATGTAGTGAACATTATTTATGTACAAAATGCCAGCAGTAAATTGTCTTATAAAATATTGGAGGAAGTAGCCAAAGGAGAAGGAAATAAAATAACTGCTGTAGTTAAAGATGATCTTTATCAAATAACTGGTTTGAAATATATAATAGAAAATATGTATAATTCAGGTGTTACAGATAGAAATGCTTATGAAGCTGTAGCTAGAAATTTTTTTAGAGTTCTTCCAGATACAGTAGTTGGAGTTATGTTGGCTTTTGAGCCTAATATACTTGGTAATGATGCAGCGTATAGTAATGTTTATCCTTTAACAAAAGGACAGCAAACTTATTATATATCAAGAACATCTGGAAATAATATTGAGGAAAGGGCTTTATCTGCTGCAGATATAGATGCTGATTATTATAAAGAGCCTATATCAAAAGCTAGAGAGTATTTATCTGGTATATATGACTTTGATCTTGGAAATAATGATGTAGTAAAAATGTATACTTGGGCAATACCTATAATGTATCAAAATAAGCCTATAGGTGTTATAACTGCTGACATAAAAGTAGAAACATTAAATCCTACTATGAAAAATATACAGCCATTTGCAAATTCAGAAGGATTATTATATGATCATTATGGCAATGTACTTTATGATGCCGGAGAAACAAAAAATTTAGGCAAAAACATGTATGATTTATACACTCATTATAAAGATTATAGTGTATTTGAAAAGGTATCAAGCGGTGGTACAGTATCATTTGAAAATTATACAGCTTATTATAAAGGAGATGCCACATATTATTTTGTTCCTTTAGAGGTATCAGCAGGACAATATTGGATACTTGAGATAATGGCTTCAAACAAAGATATTTTCAAAGAGAGTGATGTTATACGTATTGTTATGGTAATTATATCTTTAATTATTATTATAATAGCATTTATAATGATACCTATTATAATTAAAAGTAAAGTTGTGAATGTAATAATTTCTTTATCTAAGGATATGCAGAAAATTGCTAAAGGAGATATATCTTTTAAAATATCTAAAGAATTCCTTAATATGAATGATGAGTGGGGAGATATAGCTAATAGTTTAGATGGTATAATTAATAATTTAAATAAAGTTGTAAAGACAGTAAAAAATGCTGCCGAAAGAGTTTCTATAGAAGCAAACCAAGTATTGGAAGGTAATAATGACTTAGCACAAAGAACTGAGTCACAAGCCTCTAGCTTGGAAGAAACAGCTGCATCTATGAATGAGATGGCTAGTACTATAAGAGAATCGGCAGAAAGTGTTGCACAAAGTACTTCTATGGTATCAGATGCTAAGGAATCTTTGAATAAGGCTGGTGCCATAGTAGAGGATAGTGTAAATAAGATGAATGATGTATATGAAGCTAGTACTAAAATAATGGATATTACTAAACTTATAGAAGGAATAGCTTTTCAAACTAATATATTAGCTTTGAATGCTTCAGTAGAGGCAGCTAGAGCAGGAGAACAAGGACGAGGATTTGCTGTAGTAGCTAGTGAAGTAAGAAACCTTGCTCAAAATACTCAGGAATCAGTAAAAAGTATTACTGCTCTAATAGCTGATAGTAATGAAAAAACAAATTTGGCTTCTGAGAGTGTAAGAGAATCTAAAGAAATATTTGAAGACATATCTGTAAAGATGGATAGTGCTTCTAATATAATGGATAGAATTAATGTAGCTTCTCAGGAACAGCAAAAAGGAATAGAACAGGTTGATTCCGCTATTACAAATATGGATTCTTCAGTACAAAAAAATGCTGCTTTAGTAGAAGAGGCTACAGCTGCTTCTCAGGCTTTGCTTAATGAAGCTAATGAACTTATAGATGTTATAGGATATTTTAAATTACAATAA